A single genomic interval of Metasolibacillus fluoroglycofenilyticus harbors:
- a CDS encoding endonuclease MutS2 gives MIEQRALKTLEFDKIRQQVAQYCTSSIGKSAIQELVPETDFEAVVALLEEMDEGLSILRVKGNVPMGGIFDVRPHAKRAQIGGMLSPMELMEIASTIRASRILRNFIEDIEADEEIAIAHFVERKEQMPVLTALQHEINDCIDENGAVLDSASVTLRTIRQSLRAEEAKVRQKLESLTRGANAAKMLSDSIITIRNDRFVIPVKQEYRSHYGGIVHDQSSSGQTLFIEPDAVVQANNEVQRLKVKEQAEVERILLVLTAKVEEVGHDLFVLVQLLGEMDVILAKGKYGQANKCTMPKVNADGYIRLVRARHPLLPIDEAVANTIEFGRDVTAIVITGPNTGGKTVTLKTVGLCTLMAQSGLPVPALDGSELAIFEQIFADIGDEQSIEQSLSTFSSHMVNIVDILSKFDDKSLVLFDELGAGTDPQEGAALAIAILDEVVDYGARVMATTHYPELKAYGYNRPSVVNASVEFDVETLSPTYRLLIGVPGRSNAFEISTRLGLKKAIIDRAKSFTGTDRHEVESMIASLEESRVRSEREAEEAHGLLEEASYLHEQLTERIRTYDEKRESLEKKAKEKARKIVDEAKREAEVIIEELREMKRNAASAVKEHELIDAKKRLEDTAPQDNKVLQKVAAERKRAQNLAVGDEVKVISYGQKAVLLEKASNDEWVVQIGILKMKLPESDLEYVKPEKESQTRQMANVKNRGSLVKLELDLRGERYEDALIRTEKYLDDALLANYPRVSIIHGKGTGALRQGIQSYLKGHKRVKSFRYGEAGEGGFGVTVVELK, from the coding sequence ATGATTGAACAACGAGCATTGAAAACACTAGAATTTGATAAAATACGACAGCAGGTAGCGCAGTATTGTACATCCTCAATTGGGAAGTCTGCGATTCAGGAGCTAGTACCTGAAACGGATTTTGAAGCAGTGGTCGCACTGTTGGAGGAAATGGATGAGGGACTATCGATTTTACGCGTAAAAGGCAATGTGCCGATGGGGGGCATTTTTGATGTTCGTCCACATGCTAAGCGTGCACAAATTGGCGGTATGCTCTCACCGATGGAGTTAATGGAAATTGCTAGTACGATTCGAGCAAGTCGCATTTTGCGTAACTTTATAGAAGACATTGAAGCAGACGAAGAGATAGCGATTGCGCATTTCGTGGAGCGCAAGGAACAAATGCCAGTGTTAACGGCTTTGCAGCATGAAATTAATGATTGTATTGATGAAAATGGTGCGGTGCTTGATTCTGCGAGTGTAACATTGCGTACGATTCGTCAGTCTTTGCGTGCAGAGGAAGCGAAGGTGCGCCAAAAACTAGAAAGCTTAACGCGTGGTGCAAATGCAGCAAAGATGCTATCTGATTCTATTATTACCATTCGAAATGATCGTTTTGTTATTCCTGTGAAGCAGGAGTATCGCTCACATTACGGTGGAATCGTCCATGACCAATCCTCGTCTGGACAAACATTATTTATTGAGCCAGATGCTGTTGTCCAAGCAAATAACGAGGTACAGCGTTTAAAAGTGAAGGAACAGGCAGAGGTTGAGCGAATTTTACTTGTTTTAACTGCTAAAGTTGAAGAGGTGGGGCATGATTTATTTGTCCTTGTACAGCTGCTTGGAGAGATGGATGTTATTTTGGCAAAGGGGAAATATGGTCAAGCGAATAAGTGTACAATGCCAAAAGTGAATGCGGATGGCTATATTCGCTTAGTGCGTGCAAGACACCCACTATTGCCGATTGATGAGGCCGTAGCAAATACGATTGAATTTGGTCGTGATGTAACGGCGATTGTCATTACGGGTCCAAATACAGGCGGTAAAACCGTCACATTAAAAACGGTTGGTTTATGTACGTTAATGGCGCAATCAGGTTTACCTGTACCAGCGCTTGATGGCTCAGAGCTCGCAATTTTTGAGCAGATTTTCGCTGATATTGGAGATGAACAGTCGATTGAGCAATCACTCTCGACATTTTCCTCACATATGGTGAATATTGTTGATATATTAAGTAAATTTGATGATAAATCACTAGTGCTTTTTGATGAGCTTGGTGCTGGTACTGACCCACAAGAGGGGGCAGCACTTGCGATTGCCATTTTAGACGAAGTCGTAGATTATGGCGCACGCGTAATGGCAACAACTCATTATCCAGAATTAAAGGCATATGGCTATAACCGTCCAAGTGTAGTAAATGCGAGTGTAGAATTTGATGTTGAAACATTAAGTCCTACGTATCGATTATTAATTGGCGTACCGGGCCGTTCAAATGCTTTTGAAATTTCTACAAGACTTGGCTTGAAAAAGGCAATAATCGACCGTGCTAAATCGTTTACAGGAACAGACCGCCATGAGGTGGAATCGATGATTGCTTCTTTAGAAGAAAGCCGTGTTCGCTCAGAGCGTGAAGCCGAGGAAGCACATGGTTTATTGGAAGAGGCAAGTTATTTACATGAGCAGCTAACGGAGCGCATTCGCACATATGATGAGAAAAGAGAAAGTCTAGAAAAGAAAGCGAAAGAAAAGGCTCGTAAAATTGTTGATGAGGCAAAGCGTGAAGCAGAGGTCATCATTGAAGAGCTTCGCGAAATGAAAAGAAATGCAGCTAGTGCTGTCAAAGAGCATGAGTTAATTGACGCGAAAAAACGCTTAGAGGACACAGCTCCGCAGGATAATAAAGTACTACAAAAAGTAGCAGCCGAGCGCAAGCGGGCTCAAAATTTAGCTGTTGGTGACGAAGTAAAGGTTATAAGCTATGGTCAAAAGGCTGTTTTATTGGAAAAAGCGTCGAATGATGAGTGGGTTGTTCAAATTGGTATTTTAAAAATGAAGCTACCTGAATCAGATTTAGAATATGTTAAACCCGAAAAAGAATCACAAACGCGCCAAATGGCTAATGTTAAAAACCGCGGTAGCCTCGTAAAGCTAGAATTAGATTTGCGTGGTGAGCGCTATGAGGACGCGCTTATTCGTACAGAAAAATATTTAGATGACGCATTGCTTGCTAATTATCCGCGTGTTTCCATTATTCATGGAAAAGGGACAGGGGCATTGC
- the polX gene encoding DNA polymerase/3'-5' exonuclease PolX, with protein MNKKIIIRTLEKIALYLELQGENPFKVSAFRKAAAALETDERSLSEIEDITAIKGIGKGTAAVIEDLLENGRSTVLQELEQAVPKGLIPLMKVPGLGGKKLAKLYQELGITDAQSLLQACEAGQVQALAGFGAKTEEKIKKELENFGSRAERLPIWQLEPVVLEINELLENIAEVERFSVAGSYRRTNETSKDVDFIVATSSPVAVREAILAQLVILEVVAAGETKVSVILDRDEPVSVDFRLVNMKEYATALHHFTGSKDHNVRMRQLAKSQGKKISEYGVEQSDGTIETFSSEQEFFAHFNLPFIPPAVRENGKELERLEELEQLVQLPHIVADLHLHTTWSDGAHSVAEMGQALVEKGYQYAVVTDHSQYLKVANGLTPERLTKQKTEIEQFNAEHSNFRLFKGTEMDILPDATLDFSDDVLRELDFVIASIHSSFTQSQSKIMERLYTAITNPYVHMIAHPTGRIVGQRGGYNPNIPQLIDWAAEHGKILELNANPYRLDLCIEHLQLATEKNVPIAINTDAHAIEHLRFMEIGVQYAQKAWLKKELIVNTWSIEQFEAFIHRHK; from the coding sequence ATGAACAAAAAAATAATTATTCGTACGCTTGAAAAAATAGCATTATATTTAGAGCTGCAGGGAGAAAATCCGTTTAAAGTATCGGCATTTCGCAAAGCAGCAGCTGCGCTAGAAACGGATGAGCGCAGCTTGAGTGAAATAGAGGATATTACAGCCATTAAAGGGATTGGCAAAGGAACAGCGGCTGTTATCGAGGATTTACTGGAAAATGGCCGGTCTACTGTTTTGCAGGAGCTAGAGCAGGCAGTACCAAAAGGGTTAATTCCTCTAATGAAAGTGCCGGGCTTAGGGGGGAAGAAGCTAGCGAAGCTATATCAAGAGTTAGGCATTACTGATGCCCAGTCATTGCTACAGGCATGTGAAGCAGGACAGGTGCAAGCATTAGCGGGCTTTGGAGCGAAAACGGAGGAAAAAATAAAAAAAGAACTTGAGAATTTTGGCTCTCGCGCAGAAAGATTGCCAATTTGGCAGCTTGAACCTGTCGTACTTGAAATAAATGAATTGCTAGAAAACATTGCCGAGGTGGAACGATTTTCAGTTGCTGGTAGCTATAGACGTACGAATGAAACAAGTAAGGATGTTGACTTCATTGTTGCAACATCATCACCTGTAGCGGTGCGAGAGGCTATTTTAGCTCAGCTCGTTATTTTAGAAGTTGTTGCGGCAGGAGAAACGAAGGTTTCTGTTATATTGGACCGTGACGAGCCTGTTAGTGTCGACTTTAGGCTTGTGAATATGAAGGAATATGCAACAGCCTTGCATCATTTTACAGGCTCGAAGGACCATAATGTACGCATGCGTCAACTTGCAAAATCGCAAGGGAAAAAGATTAGTGAGTATGGGGTGGAGCAGTCCGATGGCACAATCGAAACATTTAGCTCAGAGCAGGAATTTTTTGCACACTTTAATTTACCTTTTATTCCACCTGCTGTACGTGAAAATGGCAAGGAATTGGAGCGCTTAGAGGAGCTAGAGCAATTAGTACAATTACCGCATATTGTAGCGGATTTACACTTGCATACGACATGGTCTGACGGTGCACATTCCGTTGCAGAAATGGGACAGGCTTTAGTCGAAAAAGGCTATCAATATGCGGTTGTTACAGATCATTCACAATATTTAAAGGTGGCGAATGGTCTTACACCAGAGCGTTTAACAAAACAAAAGACCGAAATTGAGCAATTTAATGCTGAGCACTCAAATTTCCGTTTATTTAAAGGGACTGAGATGGATATATTGCCAGATGCGACATTGGATTTCTCGGATGATGTGTTGCGTGAGTTGGATTTTGTCATTGCTTCCATTCATTCAAGCTTTACACAGTCGCAAAGTAAAATTATGGAGAGACTTTATACTGCAATTACAAATCCATATGTCCATATGATTGCACATCCAACAGGTCGTATCGTAGGACAGCGTGGCGGTTATAATCCTAATATTCCTCAGCTAATAGATTGGGCTGCAGAGCACGGTAAAATACTTGAATTAAATGCTAACCCATACCGTTTAGATTTATGTATTGAGCATTTACAGCTAGCGACGGAGAAAAATGTACCGATTGCTATTAATACAGATGCCCATGCAATCGAGCATTTACGCTTTATGGAAATCGGCGTTCAATATGCACAAAAGGCATGGCTCAAAAAGGAATTAATCGTTAATACATGGTCAATCGAACAATTTGAAGCATTTATTCACCGTCATAAATAA
- a CDS encoding CvpA family protein: MLDIILLIVLLLSCIIGAKRGFIVQIIHLGSFLIALIVAYIYYKPLAQKFVLWVPYPGFTEDATMTLVLDTLDVDRTFYRVIAFALIFFIVKLILQIIGSMFDFLTYLPILGPINRLLGAILGFIEFYFIIFIALYVFALLPLEVIQNVLNKSILTGLILEHTPVVTQMFQNWWYIYTQ, encoded by the coding sequence ATGCTAGATATTATTTTATTAATCGTATTATTACTAAGTTGTATTATTGGTGCGAAGCGTGGCTTTATCGTTCAAATCATTCATTTAGGAAGCTTTTTAATTGCGCTTATTGTAGCCTATATTTATTATAAACCACTAGCGCAAAAATTTGTGCTATGGGTTCCATATCCGGGCTTCACAGAAGATGCGACGATGACATTAGTGCTAGATACATTAGATGTGGATCGTACGTTTTATCGCGTTATTGCTTTTGCACTTATTTTCTTTATCGTGAAATTAATTTTACAAATTATCGGTTCAATGTTTGATTTTTTAACGTATTTGCCAATACTCGGTCCAATCAATCGTTTATTAGGTGCAATATTAGGCTTCATCGAATTTTATTTCATTATTTTTATTGCGCTTTATGTTTTTGCATTATTGCCATTGGAAGTAATCCAAAATGTGCTGAATAAATCGATTTTAACTGGATTAATTCTTGAGCATACACCAGTAGTAACGCAAATGTTCCAAAACTGGTGGTATATTTACACACAATGA
- the zapA gene encoding cell division protein ZapA, with translation MAEQEKNRISVEIYGRTYKMVGTESTGHMRLVASIVDDKMRQISAHNPTLDSTRLAVLTAVNSVHELLQLKAQVEALEEEVKRLKG, from the coding sequence TTGGCTGAACAAGAAAAAAATCGAATTTCAGTTGAAATTTATGGTCGTACATATAAAATGGTTGGTACGGAATCGACGGGGCATATGCGATTAGTTGCTTCCATTGTAGACGATAAAATGCGTCAAATAAGTGCACATAATCCAACATTAGATAGCACCAGACTAGCAGTACTTACAGCGGTTAATTCTGTACATGAATTATTACAACTGAAAGCGCAAGTCGAGGCGCTTGAAGAAGAAGTGAAAAGGTTAAAGGGTTGA
- a CDS encoding tetratricopeptide repeat protein, whose product MTKKAEQLELAHLYYENGELIEAVKHFRKIGINKLNDDDKILVAKLLYKLQEQKEAYKIINGLIEQSSVSMAYIYKAYFHTMAEELEVAATITEKAIAQFLDGEHKQLIFLYVYRALLLIKLNNHKEARNTLATALTIDANDINIEEELIDAIHFLYEEFEFTSEAIELLTLVIEKAKSAYAHSKRANILFEIDKNEDALFDLDEAIRLSPETSLYWYNRGLAKSALQNYEDAITDFNETIKREDDHSQFSTYYELARAYVDMRDYKEAANILQYLVEDWNRALPHYYLELGLSFEELGEFEKAIISLEKGRELLLQFEAEQDKGLSAFLERANYNHSAYTKLRDSIRNHFDFHLPLARLYRYVGLWSYAEDMLKKAILINAESSEPYFEWARLYQAQNNEEEALRILVTLNEKFPAYPIAIYWLADYYYRLQRYEEAININSNLLDIEDDDTVNFIQRGKILDELQRFEEAVEAYSQAIALNDESEARMKRAFAYYKIECYEEALTDLQEALSLNKDLDEDAEYYILLGQIYAALGNWKAAIMFSTAIRLNPNRIWLYIRLAEIYTTYNEFEEAEKILRKAFEIGHNTEEPYYGLARFYREQERYDEVKEILLKLHESFSASPTSLFWLTEAYHHLSDLEEALQVSNELIVLENDDDLNFIQRGAIFVDANEYEAAIEAYTAAIQLKESANVYMKRSYASFCIGNYDEALEDINRANELDAELKEEDYYHIALGHIFFETELWEHASAAFASAQQISPHEIWLYEKRASCLMKLEEYETAITVCTSGLDIDTKNPQLYWLRGLLHFMLKQYEEALEDAKSYLELDSENGDAHYNLGLVYEKLEQYDEAFASFTKSIKLNAQHAESYLERAYIYYHRYFETEHAIDDLLQWILLTNPRLTVEEKLEKIDELSGFNEQIVNEVKQRLKEFSVIDSANHLLH is encoded by the coding sequence ATGACTAAAAAAGCAGAACAGCTTGAACTCGCTCATCTCTATTACGAAAACGGCGAGCTTATTGAAGCAGTAAAGCATTTTCGCAAAATCGGAATCAATAAATTAAACGATGATGACAAAATCCTCGTGGCAAAACTATTATACAAGCTTCAGGAGCAAAAAGAAGCTTACAAAATTATAAACGGCCTTATTGAACAAAGCAGCGTTTCAATGGCATACATATATAAAGCTTATTTCCATACAATGGCCGAGGAGCTTGAAGTAGCAGCTACAATTACCGAAAAAGCGATTGCACAATTTCTAGATGGTGAGCATAAACAGCTTATTTTTCTTTATGTCTATCGAGCACTGCTTCTTATAAAGCTAAATAACCACAAGGAGGCAAGAAATACCCTTGCAACTGCTCTTACAATTGATGCAAATGACATCAATATCGAGGAGGAGCTAATCGATGCAATTCATTTTCTTTATGAGGAGTTTGAATTCACATCTGAGGCGATTGAGCTACTTACACTCGTTATTGAAAAAGCTAAATCAGCATACGCCCATTCGAAGCGTGCAAATATACTGTTTGAAATCGACAAGAACGAGGATGCGCTTTTTGATTTAGATGAAGCGATTCGTTTAAGCCCTGAAACTAGCTTATATTGGTATAATCGTGGATTAGCGAAAAGTGCGCTACAAAATTATGAGGATGCGATAACTGATTTCAATGAAACGATTAAGCGCGAGGATGACCATTCGCAATTCTCCACTTATTATGAACTTGCCCGCGCTTATGTGGATATGCGGGATTATAAAGAGGCTGCAAATATTTTGCAATACTTAGTCGAGGACTGGAATCGTGCCCTGCCCCATTATTATTTAGAGCTTGGTCTTTCATTTGAAGAGCTAGGTGAATTCGAAAAGGCAATTATTAGCTTAGAAAAAGGCAGAGAGCTATTACTGCAATTTGAAGCAGAGCAAGATAAAGGCCTTTCCGCCTTTCTTGAACGTGCAAACTATAATCATTCTGCGTATACGAAGCTGCGCGACTCTATTCGCAACCACTTCGACTTTCATTTACCATTAGCGCGCCTTTATCGTTATGTCGGTTTATGGTCGTATGCTGAAGACATGTTAAAAAAAGCGATTTTAATCAATGCTGAATCATCAGAACCATACTTTGAATGGGCACGACTTTATCAGGCCCAAAACAATGAAGAGGAAGCTTTACGCATTTTAGTTACTCTAAACGAAAAATTCCCTGCATATCCAATCGCAATCTATTGGTTAGCTGATTATTACTATCGTTTACAACGATACGAAGAAGCAATTAATATCAATAGTAATTTATTGGATATTGAAGATGATGATACTGTAAACTTTATTCAACGCGGCAAAATTCTTGATGAGCTACAGCGTTTTGAGGAAGCTGTTGAAGCATACAGTCAGGCAATTGCGCTCAATGACGAAAGTGAGGCAAGAATGAAGCGTGCATTTGCCTATTATAAAATAGAATGCTACGAAGAAGCTCTTACAGATTTACAGGAAGCATTAAGCTTAAATAAAGATTTAGACGAGGACGCCGAATATTATATTTTATTAGGGCAAATCTACGCTGCACTAGGTAATTGGAAGGCGGCGATTATGTTTTCAACTGCAATTCGTCTAAATCCAAACAGAATTTGGCTCTATATAAGGTTAGCTGAAATATATACTACCTATAATGAGTTTGAGGAAGCAGAAAAAATTCTCAGAAAGGCATTTGAAATTGGACATAATACAGAAGAGCCATATTATGGACTTGCACGATTTTATCGTGAACAAGAACGCTATGACGAGGTGAAGGAAATTTTACTTAAGCTTCACGAGTCGTTTTCTGCATCCCCTACCTCTCTCTTTTGGCTGACAGAAGCATACCATCACTTAAGTGATTTGGAGGAAGCACTCCAAGTTAGCAACGAATTAATTGTACTTGAGAATGATGATGACTTAAATTTTATCCAAAGAGGGGCCATTTTTGTCGACGCAAATGAATATGAGGCAGCAATTGAAGCCTATACAGCCGCAATACAGTTAAAGGAATCAGCAAACGTATATATGAAACGTAGCTATGCAAGTTTTTGTATAGGCAATTATGATGAGGCATTGGAAGATATAAACAGGGCAAATGAGCTTGATGCAGAATTAAAGGAAGAGGATTATTATCATATTGCCCTTGGGCATATCTTTTTTGAAACAGAATTATGGGAACATGCGAGTGCTGCTTTTGCTTCAGCACAACAAATTAGCCCACATGAAATTTGGCTCTACGAGAAGCGTGCGAGCTGTTTAATGAAGCTTGAAGAATATGAAACAGCAATCACTGTATGTACAAGCGGTTTAGATATTGACACGAAAAACCCCCAACTCTATTGGTTAAGAGGGCTTCTGCATTTCATGCTAAAACAGTATGAGGAGGCTTTAGAGGATGCAAAAAGCTACCTAGAGCTTGATTCAGAAAATGGGGATGCTCATTATAATCTTGGCTTAGTTTATGAAAAGTTGGAGCAATATGATGAGGCATTTGCTTCATTTACCAAAAGCATAAAGTTAAACGCTCAACACGCCGAGAGCTATTTAGAACGAGCATATATTTATTACCACCGTTATTTTGAGACAGAGCATGCAATTGATGATTTATTACAATGGATTTTATTAACAAATCCACGCTTAACTGTAGAGGAAAAGCTTGAAAAAATAGATGAACTGAGCGGCTTCAACGAACAAATTGTCAATGAGGTGAAGCAACGCTTAAAGGAATTCTCCGTTATCGACTCAGCAAATCATCTACTTCATTAA
- the rnhC gene encoding ribonuclease HIII, whose amino-acid sequence MTNIVLLLTNDKLQEVQSFYATNKVIRNAPGVVFAAKLADTAITVYKSGKVMFQGDGAEREAARWGTAEVSEKGIASKGDALPKNFATLSVIGSDETGTGDYFGPITVAAVYVPVDKIPLVQELGVKDSKLLTDDFMRKIAPDLMKVCAHSILTLRNDKYNTLQAKGYSQGKMKALLHNQAIRHVLKKIAPEQPQYILIDQFAERATYYRHIQREQEIIRDNVLFSTKAENLHVAVATASILARYAFLKEMDRLSELVGFTLQKGASSKVDEMAAKIWLSKGEETLHSISKWHFANTEKARRLLQKRKNL is encoded by the coding sequence ATGACAAATATTGTTTTACTATTAACAAATGACAAGCTACAAGAAGTGCAAAGCTTTTATGCTACGAATAAAGTAATACGTAATGCACCGGGTGTTGTTTTTGCTGCGAAACTAGCAGATACAGCGATTACGGTGTATAAATCTGGCAAGGTAATGTTTCAGGGGGATGGTGCAGAGCGCGAGGCTGCTCGCTGGGGTACTGCCGAGGTAAGTGAAAAAGGCATCGCCTCAAAGGGAGATGCGCTACCGAAAAACTTTGCTACTTTATCCGTTATCGGCTCAGATGAAACAGGTACAGGCGATTATTTTGGACCTATTACAGTAGCGGCTGTTTATGTCCCAGTGGATAAAATTCCTCTTGTGCAGGAGCTTGGTGTGAAGGATTCTAAATTGTTAACAGATGATTTCATGCGGAAAATTGCACCAGATTTAATGAAGGTTTGTGCGCACAGTATTTTAACACTACGTAATGATAAATATAATACATTACAAGCGAAAGGCTATTCCCAAGGAAAAATGAAGGCATTATTGCACAATCAAGCAATTAGGCATGTTTTAAAAAAAATCGCTCCAGAGCAACCACAATATATTTTAATCGACCAGTTTGCTGAAAGAGCTACCTATTATCGTCATATTCAGCGTGAGCAAGAAATCATTCGCGATAATGTACTATTTTCTACAAAGGCAGAAAATTTGCATGTCGCGGTTGCTACTGCCTCCATTTTAGCTCGTTATGCTTTTTTAAAGGAGATGGACCGATTAAGTGAGCTTGTTGGATTCACACTACAAAAAGGGGCCAGCAGTAAAGTCGATGAAATGGCTGCGAAAATTTGGCTAAGTAAAGGTGAAGAAACACTGCACTCCATATCTAAATGGCATTTTGCTAATACAGAAAAAGCACGCAGGCTTCTTCAAAAAAGAAAGAATTTATGA
- a CDS encoding M3 family oligoendopeptidase, whose translation MTTNYPEVWDLDVFFEGGSSSSQFAAHLEKTAALVQGLQQFVSKLAVPQTASETAGLLEAIDKVKDVRQHMGQAGAFLSCLNAQNIKDREAMLLLGKISALYAEVAPSYEKLRQLVGQIKENTFAQLVATEELAPFAFILTEWRDASKESLSEEEEALISSLTVDGYRSWGEMYDLLISDIRVEVEVDGEVKSLSVGQANNLSSHKDPKVRKAAFEAIEKVFTEREEFFAKTLNHLAGFRLSVYKKRGWDNVLKEPLTINRMKEETLDAMWGAISERKEIFARYLTHKAKMLGDEKLNWYDFDAPVTEATAKMDYQEGAAFILKHFGRFGAELEAFSRTAFEDGWIEAEDRDNKKPGGFCTGFPLAQQSRIFMTYSGSMSNVATLAHELGHAFHSYALRPIHPLNTGYAMNVAETASTFAEMIVADAAVEEASTKEEKIALLEDKVQRSVAFFMNIHARFLFETRFYEERKKGVVSSKRLNELMEEAQREAHAGGLGETHPHFWATKLHFFITGVPFYNFPYTFGYLFSLSIYAKAKEEGMGFEEKYIALLRDTAVMTVEDLAMKHLGEDITKRDFWLKGIALCEKDVEEFIALTAQ comes from the coding sequence ATGACAACGAATTATCCAGAGGTATGGGATTTAGACGTATTTTTTGAAGGGGGTAGCAGTTCTTCACAATTTGCTGCACATTTAGAAAAAACGGCGGCCTTAGTACAGGGCTTACAGCAATTTGTAAGTAAACTTGCTGTACCGCAAACAGCATCGGAAACTGCAGGGTTACTTGAGGCAATTGATAAAGTGAAGGATGTACGCCAGCATATGGGGCAAGCAGGTGCATTTTTATCTTGTTTAAACGCTCAAAATATTAAAGACCGCGAAGCAATGTTGCTTTTAGGTAAAATTTCTGCACTCTATGCAGAGGTTGCGCCATCATATGAAAAGCTACGACAGCTAGTAGGTCAAATCAAAGAAAATACATTTGCACAATTAGTTGCGACGGAGGAGCTTGCTCCATTTGCTTTCATTTTAACGGAATGGCGCGACGCTTCAAAAGAATCGCTATCTGAGGAGGAAGAAGCACTTATTTCTTCTTTAACAGTAGATGGTTACAGGTCTTGGGGCGAAATGTATGACCTATTAATTAGCGATATTCGCGTGGAAGTTGAAGTGGACGGCGAAGTGAAATCGCTTTCTGTTGGTCAAGCGAATAACTTAAGCTCACACAAAGACCCTAAGGTGCGTAAAGCTGCCTTTGAAGCGATTGAAAAAGTATTTACAGAGCGTGAGGAATTTTTCGCTAAAACATTAAACCATTTAGCAGGCTTCCGTTTAAGCGTTTACAAAAAGCGTGGTTGGGATAATGTATTAAAAGAGCCTTTAACAATTAATCGTATGAAGGAAGAAACGCTTGATGCAATGTGGGGTGCCATTAGCGAGCGCAAGGAAATCTTCGCACGCTATTTAACACATAAAGCAAAAATGCTTGGCGATGAAAAATTAAATTGGTACGACTTTGATGCACCAGTAACAGAGGCAACAGCAAAAATGGATTATCAAGAAGGTGCTGCCTTCATTTTAAAACATTTTGGTCGCTTCGGTGCAGAGTTAGAAGCATTTTCACGTACTGCATTTGAAGATGGCTGGATTGAAGCGGAGGACCGTGATAATAAAAAGCCAGGTGGCTTCTGCACAGGCTTCCCGTTAGCACAACAATCGCGTATTTTCATGACGTATTCCGGTTCAATGTCTAATGTAGCAACATTAGCACACGAGCTTGGTCATGCATTCCATAGCTACGCTTTACGCCCTATTCACCCATTAAACACAGGCTACGCGATGAACGTAGCAGAAACAGCTTCAACATTTGCGGAAATGATTGTTGCAGACGCAGCCGTTGAAGAAGCTAGCACAAAAGAGGAAAAAATCGCTTTACTTGAAGATAAAGTACAACGCTCCGTGGCATTCTTTATGAATATCCATGCACGTTTCCTGTTTGAAACTCGCTTCTATGAGGAGCGTAAAAAAGGTGTTGTGTCTTCGAAACGTTTAAATGAATTAATGGAAGAGGCACAACGTGAGGCACATGCAGGCGGTCTTGGTGAAACACACCCACATTTCTGGGCGACAAAGCTACACTTCTTTATTACAGGTGTGCCATTCTATAACTTCCCATACACATTCGGTTACCTATTCTCACTAAGCATTTATGCAAAGGCGAAAGAAGAAGGTATGGGCTTCGAAGAAAAATATATTGCGCTACTACGTGATACAGCCGTAATGACTGTAGAAGATTTAGCAATGAAGCATTTAGGTGAAGACATTACAAAGCGTGATTTCTGGTTAAAAGGAATCGCACTTTGTGAAAAGGATGTTGAAGAATTTATCGCATTAACAGCGCAATAA